A single genomic interval of Penaeus chinensis breed Huanghai No. 1 chromosome 23, ASM1920278v2, whole genome shotgun sequence harbors:
- the LOC125037685 gene encoding altered inheritance of mitochondria protein 3-like: MTLVPSPVLFPSPVLFPSRVMSKPRVISKPRVMSKPRVIPKPPPCYVQACVISKPRVIPKPRVMSKPRVMSKPRVIPKPRVMSKPRVILKPRVMSKPRVIPKPRVMSKPRVMSNPRVIPKPRVMSKPRVMSNPRVIPKPRVMSKPRVMSKPRVMSNPRVIPNPLVMSKPRVMSNPRVIPKPRVMSKPRVMSKPRVISAVTVWTAGIDT, encoded by the exons ATGACACTAGTTCCAAGCCCCGTGTTATTCCCAAGCCCCGTGTTATTTCCAAGCCGTGTTATGTCCAAGCCTCGTGTTATTTCCAAGCCCCGTGTAATGTCCAAGCCCCGTGTTATTCCCAAGCCCC CCCCGTGTTATGTCCAAGCCTGTGTTATTTCCAAGCCTCGTGTTATTCCCAAGCCCCGTGTTATGTCCAAGCCCCGTGTTATGTCCAAGCCCCGTGTTATTCCCAAGCCCCGTGTTATGTCCAAGCCCCGTGTTATTCTCAAACCCCGTGTTATGTCCAAGCCCCGTGTTATTCCCAAGCCCCGTGTTATGTCCAAGCCCCGTGTTATGTCCAATCCCCGTGTTATTCCCAAGCCCCGTGTTATGTCCAAGCCCCGTGTTATGTCCAATCCCCGTGTTATTCCCAAGCCCCGTGTTATGTCCAAGCCCCGTGTTATGTCCAAGCCCCGTGTAATGTCCAATCCCCGTGTTATTCCCAACCCCCTTGTTATGTCCAAGCCCCGTGTTATGTCCAATCCCCGTGTTATTCCCAAGCCCCGTGTTATGTCCAAGCCCCGTGTTATGTCCAAGCCCCGTGTTATTTCCGCGGTAACTGTTTGGACGGCTGGAATTGATACTTAA